In the genome of Cryptomeria japonica chromosome 8, Sugi_1.0, whole genome shotgun sequence, one region contains:
- the LOC131857702 gene encoding uncharacterized protein LOC131857702 has product MLGDNKKAWDSKLVLAVWAGRVTIKKSIGFSPYELVYGKEARFPLNNFLPVYKFVTEECLEEVNFMGDRLMALAELDECSREAQERNLQRQQMVKDLHDRKVCDKSFEDGEWVLKWNAKDQDKAKHGNFDALWLGPFIISEKGGENSYYLQDTDGQMQEFPVHAQYLKHFFS; this is encoded by the coding sequence atgttgggtgataataaaaagGCTTGGGACTCAAAATTGGTCTTAGCGGTATGGGCTGGTAGAGTGACAATCAAGAAGTCCATAGGATTTTccccatatgagcttgtatatggaaaAGAAGCAAGATTTCCCTTAAATAATTTTCTTCCAGTTTATAAGTTTGTTACAGAAGAATGTTTGGAAGAAGTAAACTTCATGGGGGACAGATTGATGGCTTTAGCTGAACTGGATGAATGTAGTAGAGAAGCTCAGGAAAGAAACTTACAAAGGCAACAAATGGTAAAAGATTTACATGATAGAAAAGTATGTGACAAATCATTTGAAGATGGGGAATGGGTgttaaaatggaatgccaaagatcAGGATAAAGCGAAGCATGGAAATTTTGATGCACTCTGGCTGGGACCTTTTATCATTTCAGAAAAGGGTGGAGAAAATTCCTATTACTTGCAGGATACTGATGGTCAAATGCAGGAGTTCCCGGTTCATGCTCAATATCTTAAGCATTTTTTCTCTTGA